A genome region from Staphylococcus capitis subsp. capitis includes the following:
- the tadA gene encoding tRNA adenosine(34) deaminase TadA gives MRTDKDYMRLAIKEAQKAQALGEVPIGAVIVKNDQVIAHAHNLRESLQLPTAHAEHIAIERASKVVGSWRLEECTLYVTLEPCVMCAGAIVMSRIPRVVYGAVDPKGGCTGSLMNLLEKPQFNHRAIVESGILENECSTLLRDFFKNIRQQKKALKQAKIQNDTNLLE, from the coding sequence ATGAGAACTGATAAAGATTACATGCGTTTAGCAATCAAAGAAGCTCAGAAAGCACAAGCTCTAGGGGAGGTGCCCATTGGAGCTGTCATTGTTAAAAATGATCAAGTCATTGCACACGCTCATAATTTAAGAGAATCCTTACAACTACCTACTGCACACGCTGAACACATTGCGATTGAACGTGCATCTAAGGTAGTGGGTAGTTGGCGTTTAGAAGAATGTACTCTTTATGTCACCCTTGAACCCTGCGTGATGTGTGCAGGAGCCATCGTGATGAGTCGAATACCACGAGTGGTTTATGGTGCTGTTGATCCTAAGGGAGGATGTACCGGCAGTTTGATGAACTTGTTAGAGAAGCCTCAATTCAACCACAGAGCTATTGTTGAGTCGGGTATTTTGGAAAATGAATGCAGCACACTTTTACGTGATTTCTTCAAAAATATTCGCCAACAAAAGAAGGCACTCAAACAAGCAAAGATACAAAATGACACAAATTTGTTAGAATAA
- a CDS encoding Cof-type HAD-IIB family hydrolase: MIELIATDMDGTLLNAAHEISQENQEAIKFAQEHGITVVIATGRAFYEANTPVAETDLKVPYICLNGAEVRDETFNIMSTSHLNHSLVSKITSTLKEKDIYYQVYTNRGIYTENPQRDLEIYIDIAERAGQKADVEKIENSIQKRIDNGTLKIVDNYDKIEDIPGELIMKILAFDSDLEKIDLVGQELAQSPNLAVSSSSRGNLEITHSDAQKGIALSTIAKQLGIDLKDVMALGDNLNDVSMLERVGYSVAMDNAAPEVKTVAKYVTDSNENSGVGKAIKKFLKEENQLT; this comes from the coding sequence ATGATAGAGCTAATTGCAACAGATATGGATGGAACGCTCCTTAATGCTGCACACGAAATTTCTCAAGAGAACCAAGAAGCGATTAAATTTGCACAAGAACATGGTATCACTGTTGTTATCGCGACAGGGCGTGCATTTTACGAAGCGAATACACCAGTTGCTGAAACAGATTTAAAAGTACCATATATCTGCTTGAACGGAGCCGAAGTTCGCGATGAAACGTTCAATATTATGAGTACATCTCATCTTAATCATTCTTTAGTGAGTAAGATAACGTCTACATTGAAAGAAAAAGACATATATTATCAAGTTTACACAAATAGAGGGATTTATACGGAAAATCCTCAAAGAGACTTAGAAATTTATATTGATATCGCTGAACGTGCTGGTCAAAAAGCAGATGTTGAGAAAATCGAGAACAGTATTCAAAAACGTATAGATAATGGAACTTTAAAAATTGTTGATAATTATGACAAAATTGAAGATATTCCTGGTGAATTAATCATGAAAATTTTAGCGTTCGATTCTGATTTAGAAAAAATTGATCTTGTAGGTCAAGAATTAGCTCAATCACCAAACCTTGCAGTTTCTTCATCTTCAAGAGGTAATTTAGAAATTACACATTCAGATGCGCAAAAAGGCATAGCTTTATCTACTATTGCGAAACAACTCGGCATTGATTTAAAAGATGTCATGGCACTAGGGGATAACTTAAATGATGTCTCAATGCTTGAAAGAGTCGGTTATTCGGTCGCAATGGATAATGCTGCACCAGAAGTTAAGACAGTCGCTAAGTATGTGACTGATTCAAATGAAAACAGCGGAGTCGGTAAAGCAATTAAGAAATTTTTAAAAGAAGAGAATCAATTAACATAA
- a CDS encoding deoxynucleoside kinase has translation MNKPFIAIEGPIGVGKSSLARMLSQTLGYYEEKEIVDENPFLSDFYDDIEKWSFQTEMFFLCNRYKQIQDIEALEQGVVSDYHIHKNKIFANNTLDSKEFDKFSRIYDILTEDLEMPNMIIFLDADLDVLKARIAKRNRNFEHTIEDDYLLKLKQDYKAYYESLKNEGANVIRIDTTEKDFVNNSDDYKEILELIKPMIGDNIDE, from the coding sequence ATGAATAAACCATTTATTGCAATTGAAGGACCTATAGGTGTTGGTAAATCTTCACTTGCACGAATGCTAAGTCAAACGCTTGGTTATTACGAAGAGAAAGAAATTGTTGACGAAAATCCTTTTCTATCAGACTTTTATGACGACATAGAAAAGTGGAGCTTTCAAACAGAAATGTTCTTTTTATGTAACAGATATAAACAAATTCAAGATATCGAGGCGTTAGAACAAGGCGTTGTAAGTGATTACCACATACATAAAAATAAAATATTTGCAAATAACACATTAGATTCGAAAGAGTTCGATAAATTCAGTCGCATTTATGATATTTTGACTGAAGATCTTGAAATGCCTAATATGATTATCTTTTTAGATGCAGATTTAGATGTTCTCAAAGCTAGAATAGCTAAACGTAATCGTAATTTTGAACATACTATTGAGGATGATTATTTATTAAAGCTGAAACAAGATTATAAAGCTTATTATGAATCCTTGAAAAATGAGGGCGCGAATGTCATACGTATTGACACAACTGAGAAAGATTTTGTTAACAATAGTGACGACTATAAAGAAATTTTAGAATTAATAAAACCAATGATTGGAGATAATATAGATGAATAA
- a CDS encoding NAD-dependent epimerase/dehydratase family protein: protein MKKIMITGALGQIGTELVVKCREIYGTENVLATDIREPEENSPVQNGPFEILDVKDRERMYKLIEDFGADTLMHMAALLSATAEKNPLFAWDLNMGGLMNALEAARTYELQFFTPSSIGAFGASTPKVNTPQVTIQQPTTMYGVNKVAGELLCQYYYVKFGVDTRSVRFPGLISHVKEPGGGTTDYAVEIYFKAVREGRYTSYINKNTYMDMMYMDDAIDSIIKLMEADGAKLETRNGYNLSAMSIEPEMVKKAIQEYYPNFELDYDVDPERQNIASTWPDSIDTSCSRGEWGFNPKYDLASMTKLMLAAIEEKEKVAK from the coding sequence ATGAAAAAGATAATGATTACAGGGGCACTTGGCCAAATTGGAACCGAGTTAGTAGTGAAATGTCGAGAAATTTACGGTACAGAAAATGTATTAGCTACAGATATTAGAGAACCTGAAGAAAATTCACCAGTTCAAAATGGTCCATTTGAAATTTTAGATGTTAAAGACAGAGAGCGTATGTATAAGCTTATCGAAGATTTTGGGGCAGACACTTTAATGCATATGGCAGCATTATTATCCGCAACTGCTGAGAAGAATCCATTATTCGCTTGGGATTTAAATATGGGAGGATTAATGAACGCTCTTGAAGCTGCACGTACGTATGAACTACAATTCTTTACACCAAGCTCTATTGGTGCTTTTGGCGCGTCAACGCCTAAAGTAAATACACCACAAGTAACAATCCAACAACCTACTACAATGTACGGTGTTAATAAAGTTGCGGGCGAATTACTGTGTCAGTATTATTATGTTAAGTTTGGCGTAGATACTCGCAGCGTAAGATTCCCAGGACTTATTTCACATGTGAAGGAGCCAGGTGGCGGCACGACTGACTACGCTGTTGAAATTTATTTTAAAGCAGTAAGAGAAGGTCGTTATACAAGCTATATCAATAAGAACACATATATGGATATGATGTATATGGATGATGCCATCGACTCTATTATAAAATTAATGGAAGCAGATGGTGCCAAATTAGAAACGCGTAATGGTTATAATTTAAGTGCAATGAGTATAGAACCTGAAATGGTTAAAAAAGCCATTCAAGAGTACTACCCTAATTTCGAACTAGACTATGATGTTGATCCAGAACGTCAAAATATTGCTTCAACATGGCCTGATAGTATCGATACGAGCTGTTCACGTGGTGAGTGGGGATTTAATCCAAAATATGATTTAGCCTCAATGACTAAGTTGATGCTCGCAGCAATTGAAGAAAAAGAAAAGGTTGCTAAATAG
- a CDS encoding GNAT family N-acetyltransferase yields the protein MEELRQLTYKDEETFNVYIQEWYDNNEKVVPGNTNLKEYQSFKDMVDYLNQERPSKDWVPTTTLFYFVDGNIVGAVDIRHELNHRLRNIGGHIGYGVARSYRGKGYASTLLGQALDYLKIRNVETILMTTNPFNYASQNVIKKYGGYEIEPYIKKNGKVVNRYQILNK from the coding sequence GTGGAAGAATTAAGACAACTTACGTATAAAGATGAAGAAACATTCAACGTTTATATTCAAGAATGGTATGACAATAATGAAAAAGTTGTACCAGGAAATACGAATTTAAAAGAATATCAGTCCTTCAAAGATATGGTTGATTATCTTAATCAAGAAAGACCAAGTAAAGATTGGGTTCCCACCACAACATTATTTTATTTTGTTGATGGAAATATTGTGGGCGCGGTGGATATTAGACACGAACTCAATCATCGATTAAGAAACATTGGGGGTCATATTGGGTATGGCGTAGCTCGATCATATAGAGGTAAAGGATATGCCTCAACCTTATTAGGACAAGCCCTTGACTACTTAAAAATACGAAATGTTGAAACAATTCTTATGACTACAAATCCATTCAATTACGCATCTCAAAATGTCATAAAAAAATATGGTGGTTATGAAATCGAACCCTATATTAAAAAGAATGGGAAAGTTGTTAATCGATATCAAATTTTGAATAAATAA
- a CDS encoding NADPH-dependent FMN reductase: MKGLIIVGSARVGSHTNALAKYLIGQLDEHDVDVDIFDLAEKPIHQLDFSGTTQAAEDIKNNVKELQDKAMEADFFILGTPNYHGSFSGILKNALDHLNMDYFKMKPVGLIGNSGGIVSSEPLSHLRVIIRSLLGIAVPTQIATHDSDYAKLDDGTLYLEDSEFQLRAKLFVDQIVSFVNNSPYEHLK; encoded by the coding sequence ATGAAAGGATTAATAATTGTAGGCAGTGCTAGAGTAGGTTCTCATACTAATGCTTTAGCTAAATACCTTATAGGTCAATTAGATGAACATGATGTTGATGTAGATATATTTGATTTAGCTGAGAAACCAATTCATCAATTAGACTTTTCTGGTACAACACAAGCTGCTGAAGATATTAAAAATAATGTTAAAGAGCTTCAGGATAAAGCAATGGAAGCGGATTTCTTTATTCTTGGAACGCCTAATTATCATGGCTCATTTTCTGGCATACTTAAGAACGCTCTAGATCATTTAAATATGGATTATTTCAAAATGAAACCGGTGGGTCTCATTGGAAATAGTGGAGGTATTGTAAGTTCAGAACCATTATCACATTTAAGAGTGATTATACGCAGTTTATTAGGTATTGCAGTTCCTACACAAATTGCTACACATGATTCAGATTACGCAAAATTAGACGATGGCACATTATACTTAGAGGATAGTGAATTCCAATTACGTGCAAAATTATTCGTAGATCAAATCGTTTCATTTGTAAATAACAGTCCTTATGAACATTTAAAATAA
- a CDS encoding 5'-nucleotidase C-terminal domain-containing protein has product MKKIIITIITLFITLGTILNFNLVNASEQHTHSNDNQSKTEHTILHTNDIHGRFVEEKGRVIGMPKLKGLKNKEKPDLVLDSGDAFQGLPVSNHSKGEQMAKAMNKVGYDAMTIGNHEFDFGYNQLLKLQKQLHFPMISSNIYKNGKRIFKPSTIIKRNGVRYGLVGVTTPETKIKTSPDAVKDVEFKDPLSSVKGAIKEMDGKADVYVVLSHLGIDKNTKKEWRGDYLIEQLSKDNSIKKPIIVLDGHSHSVIKHGKKYNHGILAQTGTALENVGKISFLFNHHKVSDLKASLINVKDTNKIKADPSIEKQVNKANNEFKKETSKVIIPNNKVEFKGDKNIARTQETNLGNLITDAMEDYAAKNFKHKPDFAVTNGGGIRASISKGKVTQNDIITVLPFGNLISQIKVKGMNVKKAFEHSLGSPTETKDGKKQLLPNGGFLQVSKSIRVYYDMNQKSGSRVRDIQVRNRETGKFEKLNPNKTYYVATNDFTANKGDGYDMFGGQREEGISLDEVVGNYIQKHNLNEYNTNNPERIINGKLDSVKKSTHKSDNGKQSSNHTHKKSA; this is encoded by the coding sequence ATGAAAAAAATCATAATCACTATTATCACTTTATTTATAACCCTTGGTACGATACTAAACTTTAACCTCGTTAATGCTTCAGAACAACACACGCACTCAAATGACAATCAAAGTAAAACTGAACACACAATATTACATACTAATGATATTCATGGTCGCTTCGTAGAAGAAAAAGGACGTGTTATTGGCATGCCTAAATTAAAAGGTCTCAAAAATAAAGAAAAACCAGATTTAGTTTTAGACTCTGGGGATGCCTTTCAAGGATTGCCAGTTTCTAACCATTCAAAAGGTGAACAAATGGCTAAAGCAATGAATAAAGTAGGCTATGACGCTATGACAATTGGTAATCATGAATTTGATTTTGGCTATAACCAATTATTAAAATTACAAAAACAGCTTCATTTTCCAATGATCTCATCAAATATTTATAAAAACGGGAAGCGCATTTTCAAACCTTCAACTATAATTAAACGTAATGGTGTGCGATACGGTTTAGTAGGTGTTACAACTCCCGAAACTAAAATTAAAACCTCTCCTGATGCTGTGAAAGATGTAGAATTTAAAGATCCATTGAGCAGTGTGAAAGGTGCTATTAAAGAAATGGATGGTAAAGCAGATGTATATGTTGTTTTATCTCATCTTGGCATCGATAAAAATACTAAAAAAGAATGGCGTGGAGATTATCTAATTGAACAATTATCCAAAGATAACTCAATAAAAAAACCAATCATAGTTTTAGATGGTCACTCACATTCTGTTATAAAACATGGCAAAAAGTATAATCATGGTATCTTAGCTCAAACAGGTACTGCTTTGGAAAATGTAGGCAAAATTAGTTTTCTTTTTAATCATCATAAAGTGTCAGATTTAAAAGCGAGTCTGATTAACGTCAAAGATACAAATAAAATAAAAGCTGATCCCTCAATAGAAAAACAAGTAAATAAAGCGAATAATGAATTTAAAAAAGAAACATCTAAAGTGATTATTCCTAATAATAAAGTTGAATTTAAAGGCGATAAAAATATAGCTCGTACTCAAGAAACGAATTTAGGAAATCTAATTACAGATGCGATGGAGGATTACGCAGCGAAAAACTTTAAACATAAGCCAGATTTCGCAGTGACTAATGGCGGTGGTATTCGCGCTTCCATCTCTAAAGGAAAAGTCACTCAAAACGATATTATTACAGTGCTGCCTTTCGGTAATTTAATTTCACAGATTAAAGTTAAAGGTATGAATGTGAAGAAAGCATTTGAACATAGTCTAGGTTCTCCTACTGAAACAAAAGATGGTAAGAAACAACTATTACCAAATGGCGGTTTCTTACAAGTTTCGAAATCAATACGTGTTTATTATGATATGAATCAAAAATCTGGCTCAAGAGTTCGAGATATTCAAGTTCGTAATCGTGAGACCGGAAAATTTGAAAAATTAAATCCTAATAAAACATATTATGTTGCTACCAATGATTTTACCGCTAACAAAGGTGATGGCTACGATATGTTTGGAGGACAACGTGAGGAAGGTATTTCGCTTGATGAAGTCGTAGGAAATTATATTCAAAAGCACAATTTAAATGAATATAATACTAATAATCCTGAAAGAATCATTAATGGAAAATTAGATTCAGTGAAAAAATCAACGCATAAATCAGACAATGGTAAACAATCAAGCAATCATACTCACAAAAAGTCAGCCTAA
- a CDS encoding 3-oxoacyl-ACP reductase: MAKTAIITGSSRGLGAVIAQTLINKGYNVVVNYKHSREKAEKLIENISNEKAIAIQADVTERAEVNQMVKVAKEHFGNIDIVINNALVNFKFDPNQQKNFKDLTCEDYQQQLDGTLKAAFNVTQSVIPQFIEKQADRIINIGTNLYQNPVVPYHEYTTAKAGLIGFTRNIAAELGQYGVTANVVSGGLLKTTDASAVTTPEVFDLIAQTTPLKKVTTPQDVANMVAYLASDEASGITGQNLTVDGGLTMN, encoded by the coding sequence ATGGCAAAAACTGCAATTATTACTGGAAGTAGCCGTGGTTTAGGAGCGGTAATTGCTCAAACATTAATTAATAAAGGTTATAACGTTGTTGTGAATTATAAACATAGCAGAGAAAAAGCTGAAAAATTGATTGAGAATATTAGTAATGAAAAAGCAATTGCAATTCAAGCTGATGTGACAGAACGTGCCGAAGTTAACCAAATGGTCAAAGTTGCAAAGGAACATTTTGGTAATATAGACATTGTTATTAATAATGCACTAGTTAATTTTAAGTTTGATCCAAACCAACAAAAGAACTTCAAAGATTTAACTTGTGAAGATTATCAACAACAACTTGATGGCACTTTAAAAGCTGCATTTAATGTTACACAAAGTGTCATACCTCAATTTATTGAAAAACAGGCAGACAGAATTATTAATATTGGAACAAATCTATATCAAAATCCAGTCGTCCCCTATCATGAATACACGACTGCTAAAGCTGGCTTAATAGGTTTTACTCGTAATATCGCTGCAGAGCTAGGTCAATATGGTGTAACAGCCAATGTGGTTTCTGGGGGATTATTAAAAACTACTGATGCTAGTGCAGTAACGACGCCTGAGGTATTCGACTTAATCGCTCAAACGACACCGCTCAAAAAAGTGACTACGCCACAAGATGTAGCAAATATGGTTGCTTATCTAGCTTCTGATGAAGCAAGTGGTATCACTGGCCAGAATTTAACTGTTGATGGTGGGTTAACAATGAATTAA
- a CDS encoding branched-chain amino acid aminotransferase codes for MSEKVKFEQRDTLKEKPDTSKLGFGQYFSDYMLSLDYDADKGWHDMKIVPYAPFEISPAAQGLHYGQAVFEGLKAYKHNGEVVLFRPDQNFKRINNSLARLEMPEVDEEALLEGLKQLIDVERDWVPEGEGQSLYIRPFVFATEGILGVRASQQYKLLIILSPSGAYYGGDTLKTTKIYVEDEYVRAVRGGVGFAKVAGNYAASLLAQTNANKLGYDQVLWLDGVEQKYVEEVGSMNIFFVENGKIVTPALNGSILPGITRKSIIQLAEDLGYEVEERKVSIDELFDAYDKDELTEVFGAGTAAVISPVGTLRYEDREIVINNNEPGEITQKLYDTYTGIQSGKLEDKYGWRVEVPNY; via the coding sequence ATGTCAGAAAAGGTAAAATTTGAACAACGAGATACATTGAAAGAAAAACCAGACACATCGAAATTAGGATTCGGTCAATATTTTTCAGACTATATGCTAAGTTTGGATTATGATGCAGATAAAGGTTGGCATGATATGAAGATTGTACCTTATGCACCATTTGAAATTTCACCAGCAGCACAAGGTTTACATTATGGTCAAGCGGTATTTGAAGGGCTTAAAGCATATAAACACAACGGTGAAGTGGTATTATTCCGACCAGACCAAAACTTTAAACGTATTAATAATTCTTTAGCGCGTTTAGAAATGCCAGAAGTTGACGAAGAAGCATTATTAGAGGGATTAAAACAACTTATTGATGTTGAACGTGACTGGGTACCAGAGGGTGAAGGGCAATCATTATATATTCGTCCATTCGTATTTGCTACGGAAGGTATTCTAGGTGTACGTGCATCTCAACAATATAAGTTATTAATCATTTTATCGCCTTCAGGTGCGTATTATGGTGGAGACACGTTAAAAACTACTAAAATTTATGTTGAAGACGAATATGTTCGTGCCGTACGTGGAGGAGTAGGATTTGCGAAAGTTGCCGGTAACTATGCTGCTAGTCTACTTGCACAAACTAATGCTAATAAATTAGGTTATGACCAAGTATTATGGCTAGATGGTGTGGAACAAAAATATGTCGAAGAAGTTGGAAGTATGAATATCTTCTTCGTTGAAAATGGAAAAATAGTCACACCTGCATTAAATGGAAGTATCTTACCAGGTATTACTAGAAAATCAATTATTCAATTAGCTGAAGACTTAGGTTACGAAGTTGAAGAAAGAAAAGTTTCAATTGACGAATTATTCGACGCTTACGACAAAGATGAACTTACAGAAGTATTTGGTGCAGGTACTGCAGCGGTTATTTCTCCAGTAGGTACGTTACGCTATGAAGACAGAGAAATTGTTATTAATAATAATGAGCCAGGTGAAATCACTCAAAAATTATATGACACATATACTGGTATTCAAAGCGGTAAATTAGAAGATAAATATGGTTGGAGAGTTGAAGTCCCTAACTATTAA
- a CDS encoding ornithine cyclodeaminase family protein translates to MRYLDEQTQSELLNMNEVIEEVGQALKAFSEGKTETPLRHVLPFNKQNRYLVIPALSDELKIVGLKTVSFAPDNPKKGKATITGSVILSDYETGETLAVLDGGYLTKIRTGAISGVATKYLSREDAKVLTVIGAGVQAEGLIEAVMAVRNIEEVHFSSRTKEKAEKLAEATQQKYGVKTKTYDQADEAMEAADIIVTATNASEPVYSHTLHPGVHLNAVGSFKPDMQELPSESMMIANKIVVESTEAAMEETSDLKVPHEEGILTHNMLYGELGDIVSGKKAGREDEKEVTLFKSVGLAIVDIVVAQYFYKKALESDN, encoded by the coding sequence ATGCGATATTTAGATGAACAAACTCAATCAGAGTTATTAAATATGAATGAAGTTATTGAAGAGGTTGGACAAGCGCTAAAAGCATTTTCAGAAGGTAAGACTGAAACCCCATTAAGACATGTGTTGCCATTTAATAAACAGAATCGATACTTAGTGATTCCAGCATTATCAGATGAATTAAAAATTGTCGGATTAAAAACCGTTTCATTTGCTCCTGATAATCCTAAAAAAGGTAAAGCAACAATTACAGGCTCAGTAATACTAAGCGATTATGAAACGGGGGAAACACTAGCAGTACTAGATGGTGGTTATTTAACTAAAATTAGAACAGGCGCGATTTCTGGTGTGGCTACAAAATATTTGTCTCGTGAAGATGCTAAAGTATTAACTGTCATTGGTGCCGGAGTACAAGCTGAAGGTCTCATAGAAGCTGTCATGGCTGTGAGAAATATTGAGGAAGTTCACTTTTCAAGTAGAACTAAGGAAAAAGCTGAAAAGCTTGCTGAAGCAACTCAACAAAAATATGGAGTTAAAACCAAAACGTATGATCAAGCAGATGAAGCAATGGAGGCTGCGGATATTATAGTTACCGCTACAAATGCTTCAGAACCAGTATATTCACACACGTTACACCCAGGCGTCCATCTTAATGCAGTAGGTTCATTCAAACCTGATATGCAAGAATTACCGTCAGAGTCTATGATGATCGCTAATAAGATTGTTGTTGAATCGACCGAAGCGGCAATGGAAGAGACAAGCGATTTAAAAGTGCCTCATGAAGAGGGTATATTAACTCATAATATGTTATATGGTGAGTTAGGTGATATTGTCTCAGGTAAGAAAGCAGGACGTGAGGACGAAAAAGAGGTAACTTTATTTAAATCAGTGGGTCTAGCCATTGTTGATATTGTAGTAGCTCAGTATTTCTATAAAAAAGCACTTGAAAGTGATAATTAA
- a CDS encoding deoxynucleoside kinase — protein sequence MNNFGIPQNAIITIAGTVGVGKSTLTQALADKLNFKTSFENVDHNPYLDKFYHDFERWSFHLQIYFLAERFKEQKRMFEYGGGFVQDRSIYEDVDIFAKMHEEQGTMSPEDFHTYSELFNAMVMTPYFPKPDVLIYLECDYDEVIDRIKQRGRDMEINTDPEYWKKLFKRYDDWINNFDACPVVRVNINEYDIHENLDSLDPIIDKIAHIIQTHRQVDTRP from the coding sequence ATGAATAATTTTGGTATTCCTCAAAATGCGATTATCACTATTGCAGGTACTGTGGGCGTCGGAAAGTCAACATTAACACAGGCGCTTGCTGATAAATTAAATTTTAAAACTTCTTTTGAAAATGTTGATCATAATCCTTATTTAGATAAATTCTATCATGATTTTGAGCGTTGGAGTTTTCATCTACAAATTTACTTTTTAGCGGAACGCTTTAAAGAACAAAAGCGTATGTTTGAATATGGTGGTGGCTTCGTACAGGACCGTTCTATTTATGAAGATGTTGATATTTTTGCGAAAATGCATGAAGAACAAGGTACAATGAGCCCGGAAGATTTTCACACGTATTCAGAATTATTTAACGCTATGGTAATGACACCTTATTTTCCTAAACCAGATGTGTTAATTTATTTAGAATGTGATTATGATGAAGTGATTGATCGTATTAAGCAACGTGGTCGTGATATGGAAATTAATACAGACCCTGAATATTGGAAAAAATTATTCAAACGTTACGATGATTGGATTAATAATTTTGATGCTTGTCCAGTGGTGCGCGTCAATATTAATGAGTATGATATTCACGAAAATCTGGATTCACTAGACCCAATTATCGATAAAATAGCTCATATCATCCAGACTCATCGCCAAGTTGATACAAGACCTTAA
- a CDS encoding HAD family hydrolase gives MEWILFDKDGTLIEFDKSWEKIGVRLVDKLLETFPVHDKEVAHRQLGIVDDKIVPDSIMGSGSLGDMIKSFNKVTGEDTSDWARNTSQELVDTRVPENNWIEGVQETIQELRNEGYKIGIVTSDTKKGVDQFLEETQSKELFDLIISTETHAEEKPNPKVLNPLFDAYDVSPDQVAIIGDTTNDMKTAVNAKLGLSIGVLTGIAKREELHEADADVIIDSAKDVKQILDQYKK, from the coding sequence ATGGAATGGATATTATTTGATAAAGATGGCACGCTAATAGAATTTGATAAGAGTTGGGAAAAAATCGGTGTGCGCCTTGTTGATAAACTATTAGAGACATTTCCTGTACACGACAAAGAAGTAGCACACCGTCAACTTGGAATTGTTGACGATAAAATTGTTCCTGATTCAATTATGGGTTCAGGATCATTAGGAGATATGATTAAATCTTTTAATAAAGTTACTGGAGAAGATACATCTGATTGGGCAAGAAATACTAGCCAAGAACTTGTTGATACTCGTGTTCCTGAAAATAATTGGATTGAAGGTGTACAAGAGACTATTCAGGAACTTAGAAACGAAGGTTATAAAATTGGTATTGTCACTAGTGATACCAAAAAAGGCGTAGATCAATTTCTAGAAGAAACGCAATCTAAAGAATTATTTGATTTAATTATTTCTACAGAAACTCATGCTGAAGAAAAACCCAATCCAAAAGTGTTGAATCCTTTATTTGATGCTTATGATGTTTCACCAGATCAAGTTGCTATCATTGGTGATACTACAAATGATATGAAAACTGCGGTAAACGCTAAATTAGGTTTAAGTATAGGAGTACTAACTGGTATCGCAAAAAGAGAGGAACTTCATGAAGCGGATGCGGATGTCATTATTGACAGTGCTAAAGATGTAAAACAAATTTTAGATCAATATAAAAAATAG